A single region of the Pan troglodytes isolate AG18354 chromosome 18, NHGRI_mPanTro3-v2.0_pri, whole genome shotgun sequence genome encodes:
- the LOC129135350 gene encoding putative uncharacterized protein FLJ46235: MAYLGPYPTSRQSPQMRLLPHNSLHRHSSIVTMASLDPAPASQPSLQALNFLKSTSPGPAHASLQPLQAQLLHLGGPSRPSLCLPSASTVPTSASQQILHAQHLPHCGPPKPSSQPFSSFYTPSSCQPVASLGQAHASQGPFQAQLLSHGNLPWPDSCLSPSSLDRPRSCLTLASLHPAYASRWPLQAQLLSQDVISGPKTYSSQTL, encoded by the coding sequence atggcctatttaggcccataccctacctcacggcagtctccgcagatgaggctactgcctcacaacagcctccacaggcacagctccatcgttacaatggcctctttggacccagctcctgcctcccagccttctctccaggccctgaacTTCCTCAAGTCGacctcaccaggcccagctcatgCTTCtttgcagcctctccaggcccagctcctgcatcTTGGTGGcccctccaggcccagcctctgcctcccgtcgGCCTCTACAGTCCCAACATCTGCCTCACAGCAGATTCTTCACGCCCAGCATCTACCTCACTGTGGACCCCCCAAGCCAAGCTCCCAACCTTTTAGCAGCTTCTACACACCCAGCTCCTGCCAACCAGTGGCCTCTTTAGGCCAAGCTCATGCTTCACAAGGGCCTTTCCAGGCCCAACTTTTGTCTCATGGCAACCTTCCCTGGCCAGATTCCTGCCTGTCTCCCAGCAGCCTAGACAGGCCCAGGTCTTGCCTCACACTGGCCTCTCTACATCCAGCTTatgcctcacggtggcctctccaggcccaactCCTGTCCCAGGACGTTATCTCCGGGCCCAAAACTTACTCAAGTCAGACTCTCTAG
- the LOC129137313 gene encoding spectrin beta chain, non-erythrocytic 5-like, with the protein MGLLCMLQELLETAGRVQKLCPGPQAHAVQQRQQAVTQAWAVLQRRMEQRRAPLERARLLARFRTAVRDYAPWAARMRQDLQVEESSQEPSSGPQKLSAHQWLRAELEAREKLWQQATQLGQQALLAAGTPTKEVQEELRALQDQRDQVYQAWARKQERLQAEQQEQLFLRECGRLEEILAPQETATGGAGWLEGLVASLTFLWIQVSLKTSALGSSVEEVEQLIGKHEVFLKVLTAQDKKEAALRERLKTLRRPRVRDRLPILLQRRAEDWIQAWAQQLKEPIPPGDLRDKLKPLLKHQAFEAEVQAHEEVMTCVAKVTTGPSAPCLPQSVAQGPCQS; encoded by the exons aTGGGCCTACTGTGCATG CTGCAGGAACTGCTGGAGACTGCAGGCAGGGTGCAGAAGCTGTGTCCGGGGCCTCAGGCCCATGCGGTGCAGCAGAGGCAGCAAGCTGTGACGCAGGCGTGGGCAGTGCTGCAGCGACGCATGGAGCAGCGCAGGGCCCCGCTGGAGCGGGCACGCCTCCTGGCCCGCTTCCGCACAGCG GTGCGTGACTACGCCCCCTGGGCAGCCCGCATGCGCCAGGACCTGCAGGTGGAGGAGAGTTCGCAAGAGCCTAGCAGCGGCCCGCAGAAGCTCAGTGCCCACCAGTGGCTCCGGGCGGAGCTGGAGGCCCGGGAGAAGCTGTGGCAGCAGGCCACCCAGCTGGGCCAGCAGGCACTTCTTGCTGCAGGGACACCCACCAAGGAG GTCCAGGAAGAGCTTCGAGCCCTGCAGGACCAGCGGGACCAGGTGTATCAGGCCTGGGCACGGAAGCAAGAGAGGCTGCAGGCCGAGCAGCAGGAGCAGCTCTTCCTCAGAGAGTGCGGCCGCCTGGAGGAAATCCTCGCGCCCCAGGAG ACTGCAActggaggggctggctggctggaaggCTTGGTGGCCTCTTTGACTTTTCTGTGGATCCAGGTCTCCCTGAAAACCAGTGCCTTGGGGAGCTCGGTGGAAGAGGTAGAGCAGTTGATTGGCAAGCACGAGGTCTTCCTGAAGGTTCTGACTGCCCAGGACAAGAAG GAGGCAGCCCTGCGTGAGCGGCTGAAGACGCTCCGGCGCCCCCGGGTGCGGGACCGGCTTCCCATCCTGCTGCAGCGCCGG GCTGAGGACTGGATCCAGGCGTGGGCCCAGCAGCTGAAGGAGCCGATCCCTCCTGGGGACCTGAGAGATAAGCTGAAGCCCCTGCTGAAACACCAGGCCTTTGAGGCTGAAGTCCAGGCCCATGAGGAGGTCATGACCTGTGTTGCCAAGGTAACAACAGGGCCCTCAGCCCCATGCCTGCCCCAAAGTGTGGCCCAGGGGCCATGTCAGTCTTAG
- the LOC129137483 gene encoding double C2-like domain-containing protein beta, with amino-acid sequence MAEETATPWALEARAAILAARVRLSLSSCWCRFCSLWLERRSCAQGEVGEKSLEVTVWDYDIGKSNDFIGGVVLGIHAKGERLKHWFDCLKNKDKRIERWHMLTSELPGAVLSD; translated from the exons ATGGCCGAGGAGACGGCCACACCATGGGCCTTGGAGGCGAGGGCAGCCATCTTGGCAGCCAGGGTCCGGCTCTCACTCTCCAGCTGTTGGTGCCGTTTCTGCAGCCTCTGGCTGGAGCGCAGGTCCTGCGCTCAGGGGGAAGTGGGCGAGAAGTCCCTGGAGGTCACCGTTTGGGATTACGACATTGGAAAATCCAACGATTTCATTG GTGGTGTGGTTCTGGGCATCCACGCCAAGGGGGAGCGCCTGAAGCACTGGTTTGACTGCCTGAAGAACAAGGACAAGCGCATCGAGCGCTGGCACATGCTCACCAGCGAGCTCCCAGGGGCTGTGCTCAGCGACTGA
- the LOC129137314 gene encoding spectrin beta chain, non-erythrocytic 5-like — MRLELLQGHLAIRGLQLQASVELHQFCHLSNMELSWVAEHMPHGSPISYTECLNGAQSLHRKHKELQVEVKAHQGQVQWVLSSGQSLAASGHPQAQHIVEQCQELEGHWAELERACEARAQCLQQAVTFQQYFLDVSELEGWVEEKRPLVSSRDYGRDEAATLRLINKHQALQEELAIYWSSMEELDQTAQTLTGPEVPEQPRVVWERLREQLRALQELAATRDRELEGTLRLHEFLREAEDLQGWLASQKQAAKGGESLGEDPEHALVRRGPGSRRVPWGRAYGVGKLALAGRRKKVAAER; from the exons ATGAG gcTGGAGCTTCTGCAGGGGCATCTGGCCATCCGGGGCCTGCAGCTGCAGGCCTCAGTGGAGCTGCACCAGTTCTGccacctgagcaacatggagctCTCTTGGGTAGCCGAGCACATGCCCCATGGCAGCCCTATCAGCTATACCGAGTGCTTGAATGGTGCCCAGAGCCTTCACCGCAAGCACAAG GAGCTCCAGGTGGAGGTAAAAGCTCACCAGGGGCAGGTGCAATGGGTGCTGAGTTCTGGGCAGAGCCTAGCAGCCTCAGGGCACCCCCAAGCCCAACACATCGTGGAGCAGTGCCAGGAGCTGGAAGGCCACTGGGCAGAGCTGGAGAGGGCATGTGAAGCGCGGGCCCAGTGTCTGCAGCAGGCTGTCACTTTCCAGCAG TACTTTCTGGATGTGTCAGAGCTGGAGGGCTGGGTGGAGGAGAAGCGGCCGCTGGTGAGCAGTCGGGACTATGGCAGAGACGAGGCAGCCACCCTCAGGCTCATTAACAAGCACCAG GCTCTACAGGAGGAACTAGCCATTTACTGGAGCTCCATGGAGGAGCTTGACCAGACGGCCCAAACCCTCACTGGCCCCGAAGTCCCTGAGCAGCCGCGTGTGGTGTGGGAGAGGCTCCGGGAGCAGCTGCGGGCACTGCAGGAGTTGGCGGCCACACG GGACCGGGAACTGGAGGGGACCCTGAGGCTGCACGAGTTCCTGAGGGAGGCCGAGGACCTGCAGGGCTGGCTGGCAAGCCAGAAGCAGGCAGCCAAAGGAGGGGAGAGCCTGGGGGAGGACCCCGAGCACGCCCTGGTGAGAAGAGGGCCAGGGTCAAGGAGGGTGCCCTGGGGAAGAGCCTATGGGGTGGGGAAGCTGGCTCTGGCGGGGCGGAGGAAGAAGGTGGCAGCAGAGCGGTGA